ACACTATTTTTAATCTGACTGTTTATACCAGGGCTGATTTTGAGTCTCATCAAAGAAATGGTcctgaattaatgaatgagtggTCTAACAAGCTTGCCACACACTTATTCTGGAGAAGCCAGAAGCCAGGACTGCTAGCTCCTCCTGCATGGAGTAATAACTCCAAAAGCAAGATTCCCTATGGGTTTGCTTCTATCATCTGTTGTTGTGAATGCTACTTGCTCATGCTGACTTGTCTCCTTGTTGCCGTATTAGCTTTGACTCTGCGCTGGATATTATACTGAAAAATTATATGTAGCAGTAATTTGATACTATTTCTCTTAATTATTTGCTTGTTCTATTTTGGGGGGGAACCCATGCCACggtagcaacccaagccgctgcactgacaacgctgggtccttaacccactgccccacgaGGGAGATCCCAATActgtttctttggagaagatttttgtttgcttatgcCAGGCCCATGGGGGTAATTAGcagttcagtaaatgtttattgagcattacTGAGGTAGTAGGAATATAGTTATCAACAAGAATTGGTTCCTGCCCTTACAGGTCTTCCTCTGAATAAGCAATAGGATTAATTTAACTAGAGCCTTTACGGAGctctcatcgtggctcaggagttaacgaacccaactaggatccatgaggatgcgagttcgatccctggcctcactcagtgggttaaggatctgacggtgctgtgagctgtggtgcaggtcgcaggcacagctcagatcctgcgttgctgtggctgtggtgtaggccggcagcttcagctctgattcaacccctagcctgggaagctccatgtgccgcaggtgtggccctaaaaagacaaaagacacacaaaaaataaatagagactttaggagttctctcatggcacggcaggttaaggatccaatgtagTCACCagagtagcttgggtcactgctgtggcacacatTTGACctctggtgcaggaacttccacatgccacaggtgtggctaaagaaaccaaaccaaacaaaagacaaggagttccggtcgtggctcattggaaatgaatccaactaggaacggtgaggttgcaggtttgatccctggcctcgctccgtgggttaaggatctggcgttgccgtgagctgtggttgctcggatctggcgttgccgtggctgtggcgtaggccagcagctgcaggtccgattagacccctagcctgggaagctccatatgccgagggtgtggccctaggaaaaaaaaaagaaagaaaaaaaccaaaccctcaAGTTTagaaacataaacaaataaataaatagagcctTTAAAGAATAATTCAATTCACACAAGGATGAGCAGCATGCAGCTTCTCCTAACCTTACCCATCTACACCCACTAAGGAGTGGCACGCTGGACTATGCAGAGACGCCTCAAAGCAGCAGTTCTCTTGTAGTTTCAGTTCTTAGATAATTTAGGGGAAAAACCTGTATAAACTGATTATTGTATCTGCCATAAAAATCTAATCAGAAATtatcagattgattttttttacttcctttgacAACATACCCAGGAAAGTGGATGCTCTAAAACACTAAGGCGGTTACTAATTCTTACTAATTCACGGCAGGAATAAGACCATAGCCCACACGAGTATCATACACTTAAATACTCTGCACTGACGGACCATCTGCAGGGGACTGGGTCCCTGTGTGTAGGTAGTAAAAGCAAAGAACACAATCCTTCCACACCGGAGCTACTTTCAAAGTAGTggactgtacacctgaaactaacacaatattgtaaatcaactctacttcaattcaaaaaattaaattcaaatttaaaatacaatgggagttccctgttggcctagcggttaaggtgACACCTGGAAATGGCTGAGTATGGCAAGTCCAGACTGTTCAGTTTTGGTCACCACAGTTAACTCCGTGGCTCTGTGGGTTCCATTCCACAGAAGAGTCCTTCCCAGCTAATGGGCCgcgccacacttttttttttttttttttttttttttggctgcgaccatggcacacagaagttcccaggccagggatcaaacccaaggctCAGCGGTGCCAATGCCAAGTCCTTATGTGGGTTTCCCATCACTGATAAAACACACAGAGCTGGTATCATTCACGTGCACAAATCATTTGTTGATCTCTTAACAATGAGGAGGCCTCCTGGAAGACGGAAAGGACAATCAGAGATGGCCCCTGACCTCAGGAGTTCATACTCTAGTAGGTGCAAAAGACATATCCAGGGATAAGTTATGTAACTTAAAAAGGCACTGCTGCTATATGGAAAGTGCTGCGATAGAGGGCTGACTGAATCCAAAGCTGCCGTGGTCTAGGATTCGAAGAGTTTCCCTGTCCTCAGGAGAACCTGAAAAGGAGACTCTGGTTACTAGATTATTCTCCACACAGGACTGCCAACATGATTTGTGCGGCCCACTGCAGCATGAACGTGCGTGGCCCCTTACGGCAAGACTAAGGATTTCAAGACGGTGACAGCATTCAACCAGGCATGGAGTCCTTCTGAGTGCAGGGCCCTGTGTGGCTGCGCAGCTCACACGCCCTTGACACTGGCCCTGTCTGCACAGACCATGGATGTGAGAAAGAGGCCAATTTTGACCAGTCCAGAGGAGGAAATTATACACGAGCAATTTTCTTCCAAGTAGTTCACAGGAAAATAAACtcactttaagaaaataatgcaGTCTTTCCCAAAGTAGCAAGTGGGATTGGGATATAAAAGATAGAAAGGTACAATTTACAAAGACAATGTCACAGCCATTTCACAGCTGCAAGGTAAGGACCATAATGATAGGAACGGGAGCGGCAGTGGGAGCCGACACTAACACAGAGCGCTTACTAAGCGCCGGGATTCGTCTAAGCCTACCTATTAGgtatatttactcatttaatcctcgcaAGGACTCGGGGAGGTCGATACTCTTATTTTCCTGTCTcgtggatgagaaaactgacctGAGAGCCAGCCCCTGGTCCCACAGCAAGTGAGCAGTAGAACCAGGCTTTGTACTCAGACAGTCCAGCTCCAGGGTCGGGGCTTCTAACCACTGTTGCTGCTGCTTCTCAGAAAAGCAAGACACCTACggcaggaagggagaaaggaaggatggaaggacgGGCGTTATCCCAGTATATTCATGCATTAATGTCATAGATTTGGCTTAACCAGATACCGTGGGTTGTgtgcatgtttttaattttttcttttcttgcatttCATGTTCATAGTTTAACAGCACCCGTTCGCCCTCCCCCACTGAATGTTGCCACATGACCCCATGGAGTAGAAAGGTACTGCTTCTGAGAACATTCCATCACGGCCTGTCGTGCTTTCTCTGGACACTTgcactttcttctctttctttatggcAAACTCTCCTGTTTCTAACGAACTAACAGGCATTCTTTTAAATCCATTTAAAGAGTGGTAACTGGAACTCAATAAAATATAACGTAGTAGTCGGTCATGCCAGAGGTTttacaccccccgcccccaccccgaccccatcCCCAGGCTGCACTTAAGTCTCAGTTCAAGGCCCCACCCTAACACCACTCCAGGACTTTGTAGTTTCGAGAAAAGAAATTTCAGCTTGCCCTATATTTACCAAAACTGCAAAGGTTCGCCTTCTCAAATCAAAAGAGAACAGGACAAAAGGATTCTCTGGCAGCCAATTGTCCCCGTCACCATTAAATAAAAAGCGCCTTTGGCTGCTGGTCAGAGCCTGTAGTCGGGTCACTGTtctttctttgtggctcagtcCATTGTTATTCAAGGAAGGCCTCGCCTACAGAATGTGGCCTCTGGTGCCTGTGTGCTCGGAGGGGGAGTGTTCTCTCCagctcctgctccctctccctctgtctctctttttgcacgcaccaaacttttttttttttttctttttggaagttACCTAGGAAACAAAGTCTTTTGTGCTCCAACTTTATCTGAGCTATTTGCTTCGCTGGGAACCTGCACAAAAgctgaagagagaaagaaggttgCAATGTTTGGCGAAAAACCATTCATGGCCAACACGTTTTTCTCAAGGGGGGGAAGCGTAGCCTGTTGGGTGTCTTGGGGGGCTTTTCAGATACCTCTGACAAGGTAAGCAAGTGCTGGGTGTTCGTTCAGAACAAGTGGCTCTGGAATCCTCTCTTTAAGGGGACTTGAGAACAGTTCCTTTGACAGTATATGAAATCCTCTGAGTTAACAGGGCAGGACGCTTCCCAGCGTGAGGaggagcaaatttttttttaaatgaccctgATTTTAGGACAGAATATTATTAAAACCTAACTGGAATCAAGAGGGAAACTGCTTATTTTATACCAACAGCCACCTTCCTACAAatggtggaaagaaagaaaacccaggtTCGGTGGTGAAAACTGAGTTTCTTAATAATCCGCTTTCGAAACCCAACCCTGAAATCACGGCTGGGATGGAGACTTTTTAATCACCTGGGCTAGGAGCCCAGCCCTAGGGCTGTTGGAAGTTAGGAAATACCGGTATTTATCAGAGGCGGGGATGGAAAATTCTGAACCATCACAAGGAAGTCAAGGTCTCTCCACAGTCGGAAGACAAGCTTCGTGCTGCAAAGCTGACAGAAAATCAAGGGGGACCATTCTACTCTTGCAGATTGGGAAAAGAAACCCAGTAGAATCCTTTCCCCCAGTAAGAGCGGTTGGATCTTCCACTCTCGTTGATGGGTGGAGATTCTTCGCGTTTGCTTTTCCACCTGCACAGGGCTGAGGAAACTGCATTCTTAAAATGGCATTCCCAAGTGCCGCCACCCTGCCCTAAGATGAGCTCTGAGCATTTGGATCCGGCCTCTCAGATGAGGTCGGCTTTTCCCTCAGGTGATGTGTTCTGGGGTGTCTCCTGACTCCGGGCTTTCTGGCCAGTTTTCTAAACCTTTCCTTAGGCATCTAAatcatttttcccctttgatCACAGTCACCTAGCGCTTTCGAGACTTGCAGTAGGAATTTCTGGCGAGACTTCCAGAAAATAAATCTACCTCTCACTGGCTTAGAGAGtcctctctttcttcattttgaagtTTGGGGATTTCTGGCTACCTTGTCTCTCCTCTTTAATTCCCTCTGACCTGAAAAGCATGTGTGTTTagcctattttttcccttttgtatcaCTTGACTGTTGAAATGATAACTTGCGGTTACTTGTGCTTACTAACGGTTTTCAGGGATTCTTCCTCTGACCTGAAAGCTTATCTCTGACTAAACTGAAATTTGTCCTAACTCTGAAGTTCCTtgtgtgtgtgcttatgtgtAAACCCCGATGGCTGAATCTGGATGCTCTGTTTGCAGTCCCATCCCCCGGAGGACGAAGATACAGATGTCATGTTAGGGCAGAGGCCGAAAAACCCAGTGCATAATATCCCCTCGACACTGGACAAGCAGACCAACTGGAGCAAGGCGCTACCTCTCCCGACGCCAGAGGAGAAGATGAAACAAGATGCCCAAGTGATTTCTTCCTGCATCATTCCCATCAATGTCACCGGTATTGTGCTGTTCTTTTCTTGGGGGCAGGCGGGTCCGAGCACTCTGTGTATTAAGTATGGTCCGAACCTGTGCTGCTGGGCGCACCAGTTAAGAAAACTGCTTGGTAAACaaatgatacctttttttttttttcatcagaatgCAACCCAGGGGATGTTCGATAGGCTTTTGTTAGGTTTTGAACATCAATTTGCATATATTCTGCTGGGCCGCTTGTTATGTAAATGATGGACAGTTTCTTTCGGAGAAAAAGTAACCACATAGCTCTTTAGCCATAGCTGACTGAAATAATGGCGAAAGCGGCAGTGATTAATCAGATGAGAATGATGTGTGGCACCGCAGGAAAGAGCCCAGCAAGCCTCAGGTTTCGAAAACGGCAAGTAAGGATCCTGTAGCTCAAGTATAAAATCTGTTTTCATGCTTCTGTGGATAAAGGTAGGCTTGTTTAAAAGATCCTTTAGACTTCTGCACTGATTTTAGGCATTTTGGACCTAAAAATTCACGGTGTCATAGATGAAGGCTCAATTCTACTCTCAAGCCAGCCAGCCAGTCTTCTGCTCACACTccgcttcctccttctcctctgtaCTGAGAGTTCGGATACTAGGCCAGGTCCCAGGCAAGCCTGTCTGGACTTTACTTAAAAAAGTTTATTGGCAGCAGTTGTAAAATCCAGAATTGGTCATCTTAGAACCTGGCGATCTtagttgtaaataaaataatattataaaggaTTCTAATTTTCAGAGACAGATAGTAAATGATCTATCCACTAGGCTTTTCTTTAACCATCTCTAAGAGCTACATTTTAACGTATTTGTATATTGAAGATCTCACAATGGCCATTGTGTGACTGATTTTCGTGTAACTAAATATCACATGCTGCTGGAGATGCATTCTGGACACAACTGTTATTAACGTCACTCGCAGCTCTCTCCTCTACAGTGGGGAGCAAATGATGACCAGATATCAGGGCCGATATCATTTTCTCCATGACAAACAGGAGTGCTAGTTGATCAGCTGGTTGTGAGCTGGGAGGGAGTTTTACTGACCTGCTCAACTTGTAGGAGAAATTAGTCTAAGGATGTGCCCTTCATCTGACCTCCATAATCTAAATGGGATGCTTTAGGGGGTGTTCAGCTGTCAAAGGGGATCATTTTGGCATCCTCTTAACCTAACTTTCGGTTCTGGGAACATCTGATTATTAGCAGCACCTGTTTTCTTCATGGCACTGTAAGTAAAATCTTGTTTTCAAATTTAGTCCTTTAATTATGGGGCTTGTGACTTAGGAAAAGGgatctttccttttgctttatttcaggAACTGAGACTAAAGCCTAGATTATATGTTGATTTCAAGAGCTTTAATGAGAAAGTTGTTAATTATGCCCATATAACACAAAATATGTGTCTGTATGCCACGTGATGCATGATTATTATAATTAGAATGGAAGATTTTAATCTTTGAacgaagaaagaaaaatttcattcgGACGAATTCTCCGATAGTATTGTAATCTACCTATGAGATCTCATACAGGTTTTTCAACATAAAACTGTTCTCACTGTGAAGCTAAGCAGCACTCACACCGCTTCTCCATACAGCTGAAGCGCAGTTTGACATGTCCTTCTGCTCGTGTGTCATAATCAAGATGAATGATGAGGCAGCCGGACTCCAAGCACTCTTGGCTTATGGCTTTCTGAGACAGAGCTCACTCTGGAAAATTCATGGTGCAAGCTGGTGCCTGACAGGAGTGCAGCGTCCTCACCTCCCCCTCCATCATTCTCGTTTTGGTAGTTCTGCAGGTCGGGCGTCAATACTGTGATGATGGAGAGACCAACTAACAGGCATCATCGTTTGCCCCTTGTATTGACAAAAGATAACGCACACACTGTAAAGACGCAGAACTCCGGCTTTACTTACAGTTTGATCCACTGAAGCGAGGACGgccctgtatttttattttatattaataagacACTGGTGCTAAAGCAAACTATGTCCAATTTAGTCAGCAGAGGAAAGCAGAAAGAGTTAAAAGCACACCTCTAGGTTGTTGTTtcctcactgtgtgtgtgtgtgtgtgtgtgtgtgtgtgtttagggcttgGGCAtagtgggcagagggaggggggccAAAAAAACCTCACAATGACACTTAATGAAGAAATGGGCAGACTGTGTCCGCTGAACTACTTCAAGTTAACACCTTGGCTACGGATCTATTATGCCAAAAAGAGCAGCttcagagagtccagaaataggccagggaagaggaggaagtagAGGCCGTAAGTCCTTAAGGAGCCATTTCTGGGTGAGAGTGATTCTTTgatgtgatttttctcctctttctttcgaTGTCCCGTCTTTGTTACTTTCGGCAGTGCAAGCTGTTGTGGAGAGCTGCGTTTAGAAGGAAAGCTTACTGTACTGCAGCAGCATTTAAAGGAGAGCCGAGTGAGGGCTCCCTTATATTTGTTCACGGGCCTAATCCAAACGCGTCCTTTGCTTCCAATCAATAAATATCACTGTGTTCCAAGCAAATGAAAATGTGTTTGCCATTTCGAAAAGCTAATGAGATCTGTTGGTGGGTTGCAGGAGTCGGCTTTGACCGAGAGGCTAGTATTCGCTGCTCTCTTGTTCACTCACAATCCGTACTACAGCGGAGGCGAAAACTGAGGAGGAGGAAAACCATCTCGGGTATCCCCAGGAGAGTCCAACAAGAAATAGGTGTGGTATCAACTGTTCATGCTGCACACGCTAGTGGGGGCGGAGTGTAAGGAGTTGAAATGGAAGCTGCCCTTTAACCAGCTTCCTTAAACATGGGCAGTGTGGAAACGTGGAGAGGTTCTGAAAGGGTGTGTCCTTGTTTCGTGTTCAGTAAGCCAGGCGGGGTTACTTTTTCCACCTCCATCCTTGACTGTAAAGGTTTGCCCATACAGATTTACGCACTTACATGCAGATTTTATGgctgaaatataatattttgctACTTTTTACAAGTTTTCAGGTGGAAATTATGAGTAACCATTAACAAGATTtgctgacagatttttttttagcaaagtaTACCTTTATTTGAAGAGAGATATACTTTTAGGGCATTAGTTATTTTAAGTGGTAACATTCCAGCATACTCAATTAAATATTGAATATTGATAACATGATACCCTTggtggcatttttttctcttttgttctgctAAGTGTGTTTAAGACAGCGATGCCTTCctatggctttttaaattattactctGGCAGCATCTCTTGTAAATCAGATTTCTATTTCATATAGTGAAAGTCTAtgatgttttatttcattatgtttatCTTACAAAATGAAAGTATACAgtagccaagaaaataaaatgtattttagttcaaaaaaaaacaacagacacTTACTGGGGCAAAGTAATTTGAtcgtgaaaagaaaaagaattcacagAAGCACGAAAAGCTGCTCTTCTCttagtatacatacatacagagcatgtatgtatttgtgtgtgtgtgtaaatatatatatatctagagagagagagagagagggcgagATGGGCAAAGCGGCAGAGAGACGCTGCTCAGAGCCTTTTAACTTTCTCCTCCTTTTATACGgtcatttttttctggaagaaaatgcTCCACCATGCCAGCACCCAGATCTGGGGCCGTCTCCCAGAATGTCTGTTCACCTGCCGATGTGTGCAGTCTCTCACTGTGCTGTCCGTGTATCCTAGATTCTGACGAATCGCCCGTGGCCAGGGAAAGGAACGTGATCGTGCACACCAATCCAGACCCTTCCAACACCGTCAACAGGCGGTCTGGAACCAGGGACTCGGAGTGCCAAACCGAGGATATTCTGATCGCGGCGCCATCCAGGAGGAGAATCAGAGCTCAAAGAGGTCAAAGCATTGCAGCTTCCCTTTCTCATTCGGCTGGCAACATTTCTGCCCTGGCAGACAAAGGCGACACCATGTTTCCCCCCGCGGTGAGCAGCCGCACGAGATCTCGGAGCCTTCCCAGGGAGGGCAACAGAGGCGGGGACGCGGAGCCTAAAGCTGGTGCTAAATCTTCAGCATATGAAGAGGGGGAGCCTTTCGTGGGAGACCAAGAAAGGACCCTTAACAGCTGCAGCGAGGCCCCCAGCAGCCCGAGTGCGGCGGAACACCAGCCTGCTCTGGGCCTGGCCTGCGCTCAGCATCTTCACAGCCCCCAGCACAAGCTAAGTGAGAGAGGGCGGTCACGCCTGGCCCGCATGGCCGCAGACTCTGGCAGCTGTGACATCTCCTCCAACTCGGACACCTTCGGGAGCCCCATCCACTGCATCTCCACGGCTGGCGTCCTCCTCAGCAGCCACATGGACCAGAAAGATGACCACCAGTCCTCCAGTGGCAACTGGAGTGGCAGCAGCTCCACGTGCCCGTCGCAGACCTCAGAGACCATCCCTCCGGCAGCTTCTCCGCCCCTCACTGGCTCTTCGCACTGTGACTCGGAGTTGTCGCTCAACACAGCCCCTCATGCCAATGAGGACGCCAGCGTCTTCGCGACAGAGCCGTACAACGACCCCCTGGAGAGAGCGCGAGGCCACCGCGCGAACTCCTTCAGCTCCACCGTGGCAGACCTGCTGGACGACCCCAACAACAGCACCGCCAGCGACAGCGAGTGGAACTACCTGCACCACCGCCACGACGCCTCCTGCCGCCAGGATCTGAGTCCTGAGCGCCCCAAGGCGGACAGCCTGGGCTGCCCGAGCTTCACGAGCATGGCCACGTACGACAGCTTCCTGGAGAAGTCTCCCTCGGACAAGGCAGACACCAGCTCTCACTTTTCGGTGGACACAGAAGGCTACTACACGTCCATGCACTTCGACTGCGGTCTTAAAGGCACTAAGAGTTACGTGTGTCACTATGCAGCCCTGGGCCCAGACAACGGCCAGGGCGTcggggctcctcctcctcttccggACTGTGCCTGGCAGGACTACTTAGACCACAGGAGGCAGGGGAGACCGAGCATCTCCTTCAGGAAACCAAAGGCAAAGCCGACCCCACCTAAACGGAGCTCATCGTTGAGGAAGTCCGACGGAAACGCAGACCCTTCCGAGAAGAAAGAACCAAAGATAAGCGGTGGCCAGCTCCCGCCTCACAGCTCCAGGGAAATGAAGCTGCCTCTGGACTTCTCCAACACGCCTTCGAGAATGGAAAGCGCCAGTCTTCCCACCAAGCAGGAACCTTCTTGGCTGAACCAGAGTGACCACGGCATCACGGAACCTCCATTAGACACTTCTGAGGCTGCGGCGTTCAAAGACGAAGGTGCTGAGTCAGCTCACTATGCAGACCTCTGGCTTCTCAACGACTTGAAAACAAATGACCCTTACAGATCTTTATCTAACTCAAGCACTGCTACGGGTACGACAGTCATCGAATGCATCAAGTCTCCGGAGAGCTCCGAATCCCAAACCTCCCAGTCCGAATCGAGAGCCACCACCCCATCCCTTCCTTCCGTGGACAGTGAGTTTAAACTGGCTTCCCCAGAAAAGCTGGCTGGCCTGGCCTCTCCATCAAGTGGCTACTCCAGCCAGTCTGAGACACCAACCTCCTCTTTCCCTACGGCTTTCTTTTCCGGTCCGCTGTCTCCTGGAGGGAGCAAAAGAAAACCGAAAGTCCCGGAAAGGAAATCCTCGCTACAGCAACCCTCTCTAAAAGAGGGAGCGCTGTCACTGAGTAAAGATCTTGAACTTCCAATTATACCTCCTACCCATCTTGACCTAAGTGCTCTTCATAATGTCTTGAATAAACCATTCCACCACCGCCACCCACTGCATGTTTTTAGTCATAATAAGCCGAATGCAATAGGAGAAACCCTGAGGTCCCATGCTCCCCCGTCTCTTGCAATTACACCGACAGTGCTGAAATCTGTTAGCCTTAGGTCCATCGGT
Above is a genomic segment from Sus scrofa isolate TJ Tabasco breed Duroc chromosome X, Sscrofa11.1, whole genome shotgun sequence containing:
- the NHS gene encoding Nance-Horan syndrome protein isoform X1 yields the protein MPFAKRIVEPQWLCRQRRPAPGPEEDADGGSTEPPPPLQPPSRRDEAVAPGPEDPSRAPPGPPPLPAPTDQAPLPPPPPPLHGEAPAVGEESTAGVLEAASTAGEASSAAAAAVLLMLDLCAVSNAALARVLRQLSDVARHACSLFQELESDIQLTHRRVWALQGKLGGVQRVLGTLDPKQEAVPVSNLDVESKLSVYYRAPWHPQRNIFLPATRPPCVEELHRHARQSLQALRREHRSRSDRREQRAAAPLSVAAPPLPAYPPAHSQRRREVKDRHFLTFNSTRSPSPTECCHMTPWSRKSHPPEDEDTDVMLGQRPKNPVHNIPSTLDKQTNWSKALPLPTPEEKMKQDAQVISSCIIPINVTGVGFDREASIRCSLVHSQSVLQRRRKLRRRKTISGIPRRVQQEIDSDESPVARERNVIVHTNPDPSNTVNRRSGTRDSECQTEDILIAAPSRRRIRAQRGQSIAASLSHSAGNISALADKGDTMFPPAVSSRTRSRSLPREGNRGGDAEPKAGAKSSAYEEGEPFVGDQERTLNSCSEAPSSPSAAEHQPALGLACAQHLHSPQHKLSERGRSRLARMAADSGSCDISSNSDTFGSPIHCISTAGVLLSSHMDQKDDHQSSSGNWSGSSSTCPSQTSETIPPAASPPLTGSSHCDSELSLNTAPHANEDASVFATEPYNDPLERARGHRANSFSSTVADLLDDPNNSTASDSEWNYLHHRHDASCRQDLSPERPKADSLGCPSFTSMATYDSFLEKSPSDKADTSSHFSVDTEGYYTSMHFDCGLKGTKSYVCHYAALGPDNGQGVGAPPPLPDCAWQDYLDHRRQGRPSISFRKPKAKPTPPKRSSSLRKSDGNADPSEKKEPKISGGQLPPHSSREMKLPLDFSNTPSRMESASLPTKQEPSWLNQSDHGITEPPLDTSEAAAFKDEGAESAHYADLWLLNDLKTNDPYRSLSNSSTATGTTVIECIKSPESSESQTSQSESRATTPSLPSVDSEFKLASPEKLAGLASPSSGYSSQSETPTSSFPTAFFSGPLSPGGSKRKPKVPERKSSLQQPSLKEGALSLSKDLELPIIPPTHLDLSALHNVLNKPFHHRHPLHVFSHNKPNAIGETLRSHAPPSLAITPTVLKSVSLRSIGKSEEVKQKEGNNAELPYLEESTLTTAALSPGKMRPHMPKKSLSRQYPTEDTILSFFDSPAVEMGPDQLQLEKKHTFDVKNHCDPEAVTSAGTSLLDSRVPKDQAPVQSEPAPENTPRKTCDFPTEAFQRVSAARPSDAEGKAGPYGEGPDGALAQVQKPSSGDQEEAAHPESADVLTPQSDSPARGTDLSSHLKLQLGMSRHHDKVPGNISYEAETSTVNPRPEKCSEQENIASGIAAKSASDNSGAEETQGSTEEALLKESSLSDDSLISPLSEDSQAEAESVFVSPNKPRTTEDLFAVIHRSKRKVLGRKDSGDMSVRSKSRASLGSSGGNSAAPAASPNSSGTPANSQRSPGLIYRNAKKSNTSNEEFKLLLLKKGSRSDSSYRMSATEILKSPVLPKPPGELPAESPQSPQEAHQGAPAAEALSPLSPGAPRLNAEGFSSKTFATPASARVGRSRAPPAASSSRYSVRCRLYNAPMQAISEGETENSDGSPHDDRSSQSSS
- the NHS gene encoding Nance-Horan syndrome protein isoform X2, yielding MPFAKRIVEPQWLCRQRRPAPGPEEDADGGSTEPPPPLQPPSRRDEAVAPGPEDPSRAPPGPPPLPAPTDQAPLPPPPPPLHGEAPAVGEESTAGVLEAASTAGEASSAAAAAVLLMLDLCAVSNAALARVLRQLSDVARHACSLFQELESDIQLTHRRVWALQGKLGGVQRVLGTLDPKQEAVPVSNLDVESKLSVYYRAPWHPQRNIFLPATRPPCVEELHRHARQSLQALRREHRSRSDRREQRAAAPLSVAAPPLPAYPPAHSQRRREVKDRHFLTSHPPEDEDTDVMLGQRPKNPVHNIPSTLDKQTNWSKALPLPTPEEKMKQDAQVISSCIIPINVTGVGFDREASIRCSLVHSQSVLQRRRKLRRRKTISGIPRRVQQEIDSDESPVARERNVIVHTNPDPSNTVNRRSGTRDSECQTEDILIAAPSRRRIRAQRGQSIAASLSHSAGNISALADKGDTMFPPAVSSRTRSRSLPREGNRGGDAEPKAGAKSSAYEEGEPFVGDQERTLNSCSEAPSSPSAAEHQPALGLACAQHLHSPQHKLSERGRSRLARMAADSGSCDISSNSDTFGSPIHCISTAGVLLSSHMDQKDDHQSSSGNWSGSSSTCPSQTSETIPPAASPPLTGSSHCDSELSLNTAPHANEDASVFATEPYNDPLERARGHRANSFSSTVADLLDDPNNSTASDSEWNYLHHRHDASCRQDLSPERPKADSLGCPSFTSMATYDSFLEKSPSDKADTSSHFSVDTEGYYTSMHFDCGLKGTKSYVCHYAALGPDNGQGVGAPPPLPDCAWQDYLDHRRQGRPSISFRKPKAKPTPPKRSSSLRKSDGNADPSEKKEPKISGGQLPPHSSREMKLPLDFSNTPSRMESASLPTKQEPSWLNQSDHGITEPPLDTSEAAAFKDEGAESAHYADLWLLNDLKTNDPYRSLSNSSTATGTTVIECIKSPESSESQTSQSESRATTPSLPSVDSEFKLASPEKLAGLASPSSGYSSQSETPTSSFPTAFFSGPLSPGGSKRKPKVPERKSSLQQPSLKEGALSLSKDLELPIIPPTHLDLSALHNVLNKPFHHRHPLHVFSHNKPNAIGETLRSHAPPSLAITPTVLKSVSLRSIGKSEEVKQKEGNNAELPYLEESTLTTAALSPGKMRPHMPKKSLSRQYPTEDTILSFFDSPAVEMGPDQLQLEKKHTFDVKNHCDPEAVTSAGTSLLDSRVPKDQAPVQSEPAPENTPRKTCDFPTEAFQRVSAARPSDAEGKAGPYGEGPDGALAQVQKPSSGDQEEAAHPESADVLTPQSDSPARGTDLSSHLKLQLGMSRHHDKVPGNISYEAETSTVNPRPEKCSEQENIASGIAAKSASDNSGAEETQGSTEEALLKESSLSDDSLISPLSEDSQAEAESVFVSPNKPRTTEDLFAVIHRSKRKVLGRKDSGDMSVRSKSRASLGSSGGNSAAPAASPNSSGTPANSQRSPGLIYRNAKKSNTSNEEFKLLLLKKGSRSDSSYRMSATEILKSPVLPKPPGELPAESPQSPQEAHQGAPAAEALSPLSPGAPRLNAEGFSSKTFATPASARVGRSRAPPAASSSRYSVRCRLYNAPMQAISEGETENSDGSPHDDRSSQSSS